From the genome of Streptomyces sp. JH34:
CTCGCCCTCCTCCACCCGCAGCCGGTAGCCGCCGCAGTCGTGCACCACCCGGCCCCGGTCGTCGCCGTCCACGGCCCCGAACAGGGCCCGGGCGGCGCTGACATAGACCTGCAGGTTCTTGCGCGCGGTCCGCGGCGGGCCCTCCGGCCACACCACGTCGGTGAGCACGTCCACCGGCACGGGGGTGTTGGGCCGGGACAGCAGGGTGGCCAGGACCAGCCTCTGCTTGCGCGGCCCGAGGGGCAGCGGCCTGCCGTCGATCACCGCCGAGAGCGGTCCGAGCAGCGAGAAGTACACCGCACCGGGGGAGCCGGGGCGGACGGGGGAGAGGGGCATCAGCGGGCCTCCTGGCCGGGGGAGGGGCGACGAGCTGCCGTACCGTGCCGATGCTGCCGCGACGCGGAACGGGGCACATCGGTAGCCGCCCCGCATCTTCCGGGGGACGCACCCGACCCCCGGCGTCCGATGCCCCCATGTTGAGGGGCCGTTCCCCCATCCGGAGGGCCGGGGACCGGCGGGCCGGCCGCCCGGATGGGGGAACGGTGCTCAGGGGAGGTCGCCCGCGCACTCCGCGGCGAACTCGCACAGGGCCGAACGGTTCGCCCGGCCCGTCTTGCTCAGCAGGCTGGCCAGGTGCTTCTCCACCGTGCGGGGCGAGATGGACAGCCGGCGGGCGATCTGCTGGTTGCCCGGCCGTTCCGCCAGCAGCACGAAAACCTCGTACTCGCGCGGGGTCACCCCGTTGGTCCGCAGCGGCGGAGGGATCCGGTCCCGTCCACCGCGGTGCTGGGTCACACTCACCCCCGCCTGCCGCAGCGCCGCCCGGCACGCCGCTGCCGCCGGCTGCACCCCGGCCGAGTGGAAGAACTCCTCGGCGGTGCGCAGCCACACGACCGGCTCGCCCCACCCGTCGGCGAGCGCCGCGTCCGCGACCAGCCGCAGACCGAGATGACGGGCCACCGGAAAGGCCTCGGACCGGGCGTGGAAGGACGCCATCCGCCTCGCGGCACCGGCGGGATCCCCCTCCCTGCCGAGCAGCACCGCCTCCGTCAGTTGGAGGAACTGCCGGTTCCAGGCCAGGTCGGCGCCGGGCGCCCCGGCCACCTCCTCGTACTCCCCGCGCGCCCCGTCGCCCGACAGCACCCGCAGCAGCGGGCGCAGCCCGTAGCGGCCGCTCAGGTAGTAGTAGCTGGGGTGGTCGCGCTCCCAGGCCAGCGCGGCGTCCAGTGCCGCCACGGCCGCGGGGCGGTCCTCCTCCAGCAGCGCCCCGATCGCCCCGCAGAACCCCAGCCGCAGGGGGACCAGCGCGGACTGCTCCCCGCCCGCCCTGCGGAAGGCGGCGAGGGCCCGTTCCGTCTCCCGCCGGCGGCCCCGGTGTGCGGCTGCCGCCGCGCCGGCCAGCAGCAGGTAGCGGTGCGCGCCGTGGTTGCCGATCCTGGCGCTCGCCTCCACCGACCGTGCGGTGATCGCCTCCGCCTCGTCCCACCGGGCGCACATCACCGCGTTCATCGCGAGCAGTCCGTCGACCGTCTGCGCCAGCAGCAGGGAACCCAGCTCCGCCGCGGCCGCCCGCGCCGAGTGCAGACGTGCCGCGTCACCGGTCCGCATGAAGCCGTTCACCCCCAGACGCACCAGCGCCTCCACCCGCCAGAGCGGCAGGGCGTGCTCGGTGGACAGGGTGAGCATCCGCTCCAGACACGCGTCGGCGGCGTCGAACCCCCGCTCCCGGTGGAGGAGCGCGAGCAACTGCCAGGCCTGGCAGGCCACGACCGGCAGCCCTTCCGCCTCGGCGGTCCCTGCGGCCTCGCGGGCGGACCGTTCGGCCGCCTCCGGCTCCCCCCTGCCCTCCCCGGGCAGCAGGGAGAGGTGACCGTCCACGACGGCGAGCGAGGCGCGACGGGCGGGCGACGGCGACGGCCCGAACAGGGCTCGGGCCGCCGCGATCTGACGCGCCGTGTCCTCGGCGCGCTCCGCCATGACCGCCACCCAGGCGATCTTGATGTGGGCGTCCCCGCGCCGGGCTGCCGCCTCCGAGCGGGCGGGGAGCGGCGGCAGGCCGTCGGCCAGCGCCAGCGCCCCGTCGAGGTCGCCGCCCTCGGCCCGGGCCACCGCCAGGGACTCGGTGACGGCCGCGAGATCGGCGTCCGCCGCCAGGGAGAGGGAACGTTCCAGCAGCACCACGGCCGAACCGTGCGAGCCCGCCGCGAGCATCCGCCGCCCCGCCTCGGCGAACTGCAGCGC
Proteins encoded in this window:
- a CDS encoding AAA family ATPase — encoded protein: MRANSPVVVGRDDEIGLLSSALDAARRRSGRALFLVGEAGIGKSRLVGECAYRAYGLGMPVLRGRAGSTGLVVPFRPLVEALSSHFRAAGTPTDAELAPYHPALARLVPEWRSGAPAGYTETVVELAEALLRLLSVLGRDTGCVVLLEDLHDCDTETVAVVEYVIDNLADLPVLLLGTLRPEQGTALDLVRSAEQRHTATVVELRGLDDAHVRTLTGACLETPPELVPEVVQRRLAERATGNPYLVEVLLDDLLDTGRLRRTETGWEAADQPDGTLPSRILRSWAHRLDRMDEPVRDLLLTAATLGGQFSVAVLQTVTGLEDRALFTHLRSAVETGVIAPDGAAPDRYTFRHALTAEALVSSLAPAERAALARRAAAAVEQSGEPLDEDRRQLVASLELAAGNRARAALQFAEAGRRMLAAGSHGSAVVLLERSLSLAADADLAAVTESLAVARAEGGDLDGALALADGLPPLPARSEAAARRGDAHIKIAWVAVMAERAEDTARQIAAARALFGPSPSPARRASLAVVDGHLSLLPGEGRGEPEAAERSAREAAGTAEAEGLPVVACQAWQLLALLHRERGFDAADACLERMLTLSTEHALPLWRVEALVRLGVNGFMRTGDAARLHSARAAAAELGSLLLAQTVDGLLAMNAVMCARWDEAEAITARSVEASARIGNHGAHRYLLLAGAAAAAHRGRRRETERALAAFRRAGGEQSALVPLRLGFCGAIGALLEEDRPAAVAALDAALAWERDHPSYYYLSGRYGLRPLLRVLSGDGARGEYEEVAGAPGADLAWNRQFLQLTEAVLLGREGDPAGAARRMASFHARSEAFPVARHLGLRLVADAALADGWGEPVVWLRTAEEFFHSAGVQPAAAACRAALRQAGVSVTQHRGGRDRIPPPLRTNGVTPREYEVFVLLAERPGNQQIARRLSISPRTVEKHLASLLSKTGRANRSALCEFAAECAGDLP